A genome region from Bombilactobacillus bombi includes the following:
- a CDS encoding helix-turn-helix transcriptional regulator: MNEENKLLGYLKANHIKQQQVAEIIGRSLSTTNRKINNHSDFTKREIKKLHSSLNIPIDIII; encoded by the coding sequence TTGAACGAGGAAAACAAATTATTAGGCTACCTTAAAGCTAATCATATTAAACAACAACAGGTAGCAGAGATTATTGGCCGCTCATTATCTACGACAAATCGCAAAATTAACAATCATAGTGATTTTACTAAAAGAGAAATTAAAAAATTGCATAGTTCTTTAAATATACCGATTGATATTATTATTTGA
- a CDS encoding helix-turn-helix domain-containing protein: MTVNQLLCKERKKQHLSVRKLAEIIQIKYDYFVSKSTLNYIEQPGKGIDAKLLFILIDYYQLDIVKIQNIFLAEKNKKSSHKE; the protein is encoded by the coding sequence ATGACGGTTAATCAATTACTATGTAAAGAACGCAAAAAACAGCACTTAAGTGTTCGAAAATTAGCAGAAATCATTCAAATTAAGTATGATTATTTCGTTTCCAAATCGACTTTAAATTATATTGAGCAACCTGGCAAAGGTATTGATGCCAAATTGCTTTTTATTCTAATCGATTATTACCAATTAGATATTGTAAAGATTCAAAATATTTTTTTAGCTGAAAAAAACAAAAAAAGCTCGCATAAAGAATAA
- a CDS encoding pectate lyase-like adhesive domain-containing protein — protein sequence MFKLCSSYFKEKKLFLFPLLLVIVIFGLFNNYQVTKSDVRANDLDMDITTLINSQGLGVLIPKVSNNNINTANVRSQTPVPSNLVWPANNDYALAPDLDPNSNGGYIAYVRTPNQYLHAIYGYSSVGDPNPQNYDQVPNSDTYTNKSNITKVVLVADIDLVNTSATSPTNPNPNNPDITMNYPNTNNKFTLPIWGNLLSGISGNHTGGDAPRTMAIQRPSKDNTLTIEANNHSINVGNMAIQTCDVGGNYKMTIALQNATIYNSSFYGYIWGRGNTQEIYRDVNYYGSQFLYSSGNVNIETYGTINAFSLREYYVPGDSRSYHCQGDGNQQNMQAQNVDFGEDCIYNGYTYAGNVLELTGGATVHDGAKVTLYPHTGVGTPTTGITTAVNLIPEDSYGNSTGAGIYMLGGGTAGSVPQLKIGKNAQLNIQVDRKPLADVLTKLNPDTVYHDPIMDTGYRTPATALILSAANSKIQYVDHSNSTINLTSDGALAGYGIALIQGGVIDIGEGNMHIAANNLGASNVNLVQLGSTGKVFVNKNGSFDIQAPKATGNVNMVYSSGTFKVNVYKPKSLSIARPNTNPGSNIIYGTGSVEMRDVKEIIPNPTGTGKPITIPFQYLKLPFYGNYMYSSSNGNIMNAQTSTSALKKLNIILQSLSTNPTNPSNTQFKQFEKIDVTTIDDGPDITKNQFNIDPVQRKITGSVVDADDKTQPFNNARLHVTLQRAGSPTAIDLGDTSDDITKLDPDLDSIDPQNLSTPNYAAVEPDKVSWFADHHIAGVVQDSLTSPGNRLSKPWKYVTSSALTWSGKDNNNFSLDIDDIVRTYDKTAVNKIGTLLPSDKLTVTAVDNFQASTVYTVKISSLYLNLNDKQAKKYYVLGDDIQVPLIYQENIASSKQMNVKGYLNPTAHSTLKPNAADFSSDFTIKGDNKSNQLTWTIPATPPNKVTGSTQDYELKFYGTDDQGGQSPTNAFDDSGNILADQLISYKYTVLNLPGYSGNKQLYQGQDKRFSTEAGFTNPDRLGMGNYTEKDFFTPKDDTATIDNVTFTRGDGTAADTDSPDVQVNHVVKVIATNKAGKSQTHTYITNGNSIKVLPKDFGLIAVGGSFPQGTSFEVDTNVRVLKPTKDLKLASLHMQTDFTHSDGSHEDIQLGESGQIKIGNVYYLQLTVPNRLDFGKHRVGKFTDTTYSLTNKQSVYDNLLLVYDPITRNQLKVTMQLQSDLTNDNNDIWENALFFKQTSASAAQFFQKDSSGNPVAVPVYSTTVGNSGNLPVNTHLSENWWNNSDKQVAGVFLKSKPTDAHWGKYKGQITWNLTNSI from the coding sequence ATGTTTAAATTGTGCAGTAGTTATTTTAAAGAAAAAAAGTTATTTCTATTTCCCTTATTATTAGTAATAGTTATTTTTGGATTGTTTAATAATTATCAGGTTACTAAATCTGACGTGCGAGCCAATGATTTGGATATGGATATTACAACGCTGATTAATTCTCAGGGCTTAGGTGTTCTCATTCCGAAGGTTTCTAATAATAACATCAATACTGCAAATGTTCGTTCGCAAACTCCAGTACCAAGCAATCTGGTCTGGCCTGCCAACAATGATTATGCTTTAGCGCCAGATTTAGACCCTAATTCTAATGGTGGATACATTGCTTACGTTAGGACACCTAATCAATATTTACATGCTATTTATGGGTATAGTAGCGTAGGGGATCCTAATCCACAAAATTACGATCAAGTTCCTAATAGTGACACTTATACAAACAAATCAAATATTACTAAAGTTGTTTTAGTAGCCGATATTGATTTGGTTAATACTTCTGCTACTAGTCCAACTAATCCGAATCCTAATAATCCTGATATCACAATGAATTATCCCAATACCAATAATAAATTTACACTACCCATTTGGGGAAATTTATTAAGCGGTATTTCTGGCAATCATACGGGGGGTGATGCTCCAAGAACAATGGCAATACAACGGCCTTCAAAGGACAACACCTTAACTATTGAAGCTAATAATCACTCTATAAATGTAGGTAATATGGCTATTCAAACTTGTGATGTCGGTGGTAATTATAAAATGACGATTGCATTACAAAATGCCACTATCTATAATAGTAGCTTTTATGGATATATTTGGGGCCGTGGTAATACGCAGGAAATATATCGCGATGTTAATTATTATGGTTCTCAATTTTTGTATAGTAGTGGAAATGTTAATATTGAAACTTATGGTACCATTAATGCCTTTTCTCTAAGAGAGTATTATGTGCCGGGAGATTCTAGATCTTATCATTGTCAGGGTGATGGCAACCAACAGAATATGCAAGCGCAGAATGTAGATTTTGGTGAAGATTGTATTTATAACGGTTATACTTATGCGGGAAATGTTTTGGAATTAACAGGGGGAGCGACCGTGCATGATGGCGCTAAAGTCACCCTTTATCCCCATACTGGAGTTGGTACTCCTACTACCGGAATTACTACTGCGGTTAATCTTATTCCTGAAGATTCTTATGGTAATAGTACCGGTGCGGGTATTTATATGCTTGGTGGTGGTACTGCTGGATCAGTACCACAATTAAAAATCGGTAAAAATGCTCAACTGAATATTCAAGTTGATCGCAAGCCATTAGCTGACGTATTAACCAAGCTTAATCCTGATACTGTTTATCATGATCCGATTATGGATACTGGCTATAGGACTCCTGCCACTGCCCTAATTTTAAGTGCTGCCAATAGTAAAATTCAGTATGTTGATCATTCTAATTCAACAATTAATTTAACTAGTGATGGCGCTTTGGCAGGATACGGAATCGCCTTGATTCAAGGTGGGGTTATAGATATTGGTGAAGGTAATATGCATATAGCTGCCAATAATTTAGGCGCAAGTAATGTTAATTTAGTCCAATTAGGCTCTACTGGTAAAGTGTTTGTTAATAAAAATGGTTCATTTGATATTCAAGCACCTAAAGCTACAGGTAATGTTAATATGGTTTATAGTTCAGGGACTTTTAAAGTCAATGTTTATAAGCCTAAGAGCTTAAGTATTGCTCGTCCCAATACTAATCCTGGAAGTAATATTATTTATGGTACTGGTAGTGTAGAAATGAGGGATGTTAAAGAGATTATTCCTAATCCAACAGGAACTGGTAAGCCAATAACTATTCCATTTCAATATTTAAAGTTACCGTTTTATGGTAATTATATGTATAGTAGTAGTAATGGTAATATAATGAATGCTCAAACTAGTACCAGTGCTTTGAAAAAGTTAAATATAATTTTGCAATCATTATCAACGAATCCAACGAATCCATCTAATACACAATTTAAACAATTTGAAAAAATTGATGTAACTACAATTGATGATGGCCCAGATATTACTAAAAATCAATTTAATATTGATCCGGTACAAAGAAAAATCACTGGGAGTGTAGTTGATGCTGATGATAAAACTCAGCCGTTTAATAATGCTCGTCTACACGTTACGCTGCAAAGAGCAGGTTCACCTACTGCAATTGATTTAGGCGATACTAGTGATGACATTACGAAGCTAGATCCAGATTTGGATTCCATAGATCCGCAAAATTTATCAACGCCTAATTATGCTGCAGTAGAACCTGATAAAGTTAGCTGGTTTGCAGACCATCATATTGCAGGTGTAGTACAAGATTCTTTGACAAGTCCTGGTAACAGATTGTCTAAACCATGGAAATATGTAACATCTTCTGCTCTTACTTGGAGTGGGAAAGATAATAATAACTTTTCTTTAGACATTGATGATATTGTCCGGACATATGATAAGACTGCAGTAAATAAAATAGGCACACTATTACCAAGTGATAAGCTAACTGTAACTGCAGTTGATAACTTTCAAGCGTCAACTGTTTATACTGTCAAAATCAGTAGTCTGTATCTGAATCTTAATGATAAGCAAGCCAAAAAATATTACGTTTTAGGTGATGATATTCAAGTACCACTGATTTATCAAGAAAATATTGCTTCCTCAAAGCAGATGAATGTTAAAGGCTATCTGAATCCGACGGCTCACTCAACTTTAAAACCGAATGCGGCTGACTTTAGTAGTGACTTTACAATTAAGGGTGATAATAAGTCCAATCAGCTTACTTGGACGATTCCGGCAACACCTCCGAATAAAGTTACCGGCAGTACCCAAGACTATGAATTAAAATTTTATGGTACTGATGATCAGGGCGGACAAAGTCCTACCAATGCCTTTGATGATAGTGGCAATATTTTGGCAGATCAATTAATCTCTTATAAGTATACGGTGTTGAATTTGCCAGGCTATTCTGGAAATAAACAGCTGTATCAAGGCCAGGATAAGCGATTCAGTACAGAAGCGGGATTCACTAATCCCGACCGTTTAGGAATGGGGAATTACACCGAAAAGGACTTCTTTACACCAAAGGATGACACAGCAACCATTGATAATGTCACCTTTACTCGAGGTGATGGGACTGCTGCTGATACAGATTCGCCAGATGTACAGGTTAATCATGTAGTCAAAGTGATAGCCACGAATAAGGCGGGTAAATCACAAACGCATACCTATATTACCAATGGTAATTCGATTAAAGTGTTGCCTAAAGATTTTGGTTTAATTGCCGTAGGCGGTAGTTTCCCACAAGGAACAAGTTTTGAAGTGGATACGAATGTCCGAGTTTTGAAGCCGACTAAAGATTTGAAACTCGCCTCACTGCATATGCAGACAGACTTTACACATAGTGATGGCAGTCATGAAGATATCCAATTAGGGGAAAGCGGGCAGATTAAGATTGGGAATGTTTATTATCTTCAATTAACGGTGCCGAACCGCTTAGACTTTGGCAAGCATCGAGTAGGTAAATTTACTGATACCACTTATTCTCTAACTAATAAACAGAGTGTTTATGACAACTTGTTGTTAGTTTATGATCCGATTACTAGAAATCAGCTCAAAGTCACTATGCAACTGCAAAGCGACTTGACTAATGATAATAATGATATATGGGAAAATGCATTGTTCTTTAAACAGACAAGTGCTTCTGCGGCCCAATTTTTCCAGAAGGATAGTAGTGGCAATCCTGTTGCTGTTCCCGTATATTCTACAACAGTAGGAAATTCTGGTAATTTACCAGTTAATACGCACTTAAGTGAAAATTGGTGGAACAATTCTGACAAGCAAGTTGCCGGTGTTTTTCTAAAAAGTAAGCCAACTGATGCTCATTGGGGGAAATATAAAGGTCAAATAACATGGAATTTAACTAATAGTATTTAA
- a CDS encoding glycoside hydrolase family 1 protein — protein MTVQQFPKDFLWGGATAANQLEGAYQEDGKGLSLPDILPGGKERMTVVNQPDFDFSLNEDKYFYPNHIGIDHYHHFKEDIALFAEMGFKCYRFSIAWSRIFPNGDDQEPNEAGLKFYDDLIAECLKYNIEPVITISHYELPLNLVKKYGGWKNKQLIDFYEQFARTVLTRYHDQVKYWMTFNEINSAAHFPIMSQGLAVSNGATDKKNIFQAWHNQFVASAKAVKIGHELDANLQIGCMILYATTYSYDANPVNQTAAMKSNQENNFFCADVQVRGHYPAYTASLLAKYNLQPQDIDYTEAELDLIAQYPVDYIGFSYYMSAVEEVTQANHESVKGNLMGGVRNPFLKTSDWGWQIDPAGLRIALNQLYDRYQKPLFIVENGLGAKDQLDENNYVADDYRIDYLRQHIQAIGEALDDGVDVMGYTPWGCIDLVSASTGEMSKRYGFIYVDVDDAGHGTFNRYKKKSFAWYQQVIASNGANLD, from the coding sequence ATGACAGTACAACAATTTCCAAAAGACTTTTTATGGGGCGGTGCTACAGCCGCTAATCAATTAGAAGGTGCTTATCAAGAAGATGGTAAAGGCCTTTCGTTGCCGGATATTTTACCTGGTGGCAAAGAACGGATGACCGTCGTGAATCAGCCTGATTTTGATTTTTCTTTGAATGAAGATAAGTATTTTTATCCAAACCACATAGGGATTGATCATTATCATCATTTTAAAGAAGACATTGCTTTATTTGCAGAGATGGGATTTAAGTGTTATCGCTTTTCCATTGCATGGTCACGGATTTTTCCTAATGGCGATGATCAAGAACCAAATGAAGCAGGATTGAAGTTTTATGACGATTTAATTGCAGAATGTCTTAAGTATAATATTGAACCTGTAATTACAATTTCGCACTATGAATTACCTTTAAACCTAGTAAAAAAATATGGTGGCTGGAAAAATAAGCAATTGATTGATTTTTATGAACAATTTGCTCGGACAGTTTTAACCCGTTACCATGACCAAGTTAAATATTGGATGACTTTTAACGAAATTAATAGTGCAGCACATTTTCCAATTATGAGTCAGGGATTGGCTGTTTCTAATGGTGCTACTGATAAGAAGAACATTTTCCAAGCTTGGCATAATCAATTTGTAGCTAGTGCCAAAGCTGTTAAAATTGGCCACGAATTGGATGCCAATTTACAAATTGGCTGTATGATTTTGTATGCAACCACTTATAGTTATGATGCTAACCCCGTTAATCAAACTGCAGCTATGAAATCTAATCAAGAGAATAATTTCTTCTGCGCAGATGTTCAAGTACGAGGTCACTACCCAGCTTATACGGCGAGCTTATTAGCAAAATATAATCTGCAACCACAAGATATCGATTATACTGAAGCAGAGTTAGACTTAATTGCACAATATCCTGTTGACTATATTGGCTTTAGTTACTACATGTCTGCTGTTGAAGAAGTTACACAAGCCAATCACGAAAGCGTAAAAGGTAATTTAATGGGAGGAGTTCGGAACCCATTTTTAAAGACAAGTGATTGGGGTTGGCAAATAGATCCAGCTGGATTGCGGATTGCACTTAATCAGTTATACGATCGCTATCAAAAGCCTTTATTTATTGTAGAAAATGGTTTGGGCGCAAAGGATCAATTAGATGAAAATAACTATGTTGCCGATGATTATCGTATTGATTATCTGCGCCAACACATTCAAGCTATCGGTGAAGCTTTAGACGATGGTGTTGATGTGATGGGCTACACACCGTGGGGTTGCATTGATTTGGTAAGTGCATCAACTGGGGAAATGTCAAAGCGTTATGGCTTTATTTATGTTGATGTTGATGATGCTGGCCATGGAACTTTTAATCGTTACAAGAAGAAATCCTTTGCTTGGTATCAACAAGTCATTGCTTCTAATGGGGCTAACTTAGATTAA
- a CDS encoding threonine/serine exporter family protein — protein sequence MWHLIVQISLSFLGTIAFGLFIQVPVQELVWAGVTGSLGWTCYWLLFQMGTGSIFANFAGAFLVGIMGMLLSRQRKQPSTTFNIPGLVPLVPGATAYQALELLIIGQRNAFVTKCFHVILLTGAIALGYLLAQLVAEQLNKNHYYKR from the coding sequence ATGTGGCACTTAATCGTACAAATCAGTTTGAGTTTTTTGGGCACAATCGCGTTTGGATTATTTATTCAAGTTCCTGTCCAAGAGTTAGTGTGGGCAGGAGTTACTGGCAGTCTAGGCTGGACATGTTATTGGCTATTGTTTCAAATGGGAACAGGAAGTATTTTTGCTAATTTCGCGGGCGCTTTTTTAGTGGGAATTATGGGGATGTTACTTTCACGTCAACGTAAGCAACCTAGTACGACCTTTAATATTCCAGGATTAGTACCACTAGTACCGGGGGCTACCGCTTATCAAGCATTAGAATTATTAATTATCGGTCAACGTAATGCCTTTGTAACCAAATGTTTTCACGTAATTTTACTGACGGGCGCGATTGCTTTAGGTTATTTGTTGGCTCAATTGGTTGCTGAACAATTAAATAAAAATCACTACTACAAGAGATAA
- a CDS encoding helix-turn-helix domain-containing protein: MMEENKLLGYLKANHIKQQQVAKIIGRSLSATNRKINNHTDFTKREIQKLHDLLNIPIDVII, from the coding sequence ATGATGGAAGAAAATAAATTGTTGGGGTATCTGAAAGCAAATCATATCAAGCAACAACAAGTTGCTAAAATTATTGGACGTTCGCTATCGGCGACAAATCGAAAAATTAATAATCATACTGACTTTACTAAGCGTGAAATTCAAAAATTACATGATCTTTTGAATATTCCAATTGATGTAATTATTTAA
- a CDS encoding pectate lyase-like adhesive domain-containing protein, with amino-acid sequence MIDTKPKSVNTYWKTSIQKTQIVIAFLISSFFLAVGGHVGYAAAFSDANYDINNLVNFRQNILPTQSRSTNNHIERLGMPSTFVVDDSTIPWPTNNDFYLTDNPDGGKIAYVHNAKQLLHAIYGFGTDYKNIDIRSGTGTWGYSDITKIVLTKDIDIPNLANDPDITFATPSTGAGATVRSTGAINNVNHDPYMLNFSRINNYGSLTSPSAPHSGKYSGQDGGEWNLRIIHSSNKPDDLTTEISGKVQSTFTIDGQGHTWNLGNFSIFLRQSRAANITLNNMKIYGSNFFGPIRTENMTSVPTVLTYKDITYYGSQLLYSNSGVTVHFQGDCTGYALYSYIGPDGNVYSCQGTITGSAQQLLEGQNINFDADCNFKGYTYGGHVLLVTGNVTVGDRANVELHPHYMRGGPNHNSAAEAGVVPAGNTPIGLAVVGNQGDLTMQHNAQLNIIVDRKPLADSIPTADKGLILKDKNDTWYDSRMTDGFYATPLALSLSGRGNLQYVTNSNSVINIKSDGAIGSNNLINLTGGQANIGEGEMNVEAKNLGNNNGATASLLSTSNAANIFVDRNGSFSMSAPKATSRVYLINSRGSCRINIYKPKKLHLERPNKASVLLHGTGNVEMHGVKETALADNPDDPSGPDISIRDTQFQYLNLPFSSDRLQSSANGTTMSAQTSATNLVKLKQLLAQLSPNNNSSFPQFRVFDATAIDPGQVIAKPLPTIDPQHRLIEGDVVDDNTARQPAIGARLHVTLTRTGSSTPIDLGDSGATVAELNPNKDSLDPGNIFATPAPTPTAVEPDEGLWFEHHHDSSGIATSDLTAKGNLLAQPWRYVTDSKVVTWDNTGHFQLDVDKLLAEYDKNNAANPIGTLVPNDKLQITVVNNFQASVVKTVKISSLYLNLNDKQAKKYYVLGDDIQVPLIYQENIASSKQMNVKGYLNPTAHSTLKPNAADFSSDLTIKGDNKSNQLTWTIPATPPNKVTGSTKDYELKFYGTDDQGGQSPTNAFDDGGNILADQLISYKYTVLNLPGYSGNKQLYQGQDKRFSTEAGFTNPDRLGMGNYTEKDFFTPKDDTATIDNVTFTRGDGTAADTDSPDVQVNHVVKVIATNKAGKSQTHTYITNGNPIKVLPKDFGLIAVGGSFPQGTSFEVDTNVRVLKPTKDLKLASLHMQTDFTHSDGSHEDIQLGESGQIKIGNVYYLQLTVPNRLDFGKHRVGKFTDTTYSLTNKQSVYDNLLLVYDPIANNHLQVTMKLQNDLTDDSNNIWKNALFFKQTVAPHREVSFYDNNGQPISVPIYDKQLPARIDGSQNSPVNTHLSNDWWDNDKQVAGVFLKSKATDAHWGKYKGKIIWNLSNSI; translated from the coding sequence ATGATTGATACAAAACCAAAGAGTGTGAATACATATTGGAAAACAAGTATTCAAAAAACTCAAATAGTTATTGCTTTTTTAATTAGTAGCTTTTTCTTAGCTGTGGGGGGCCATGTTGGATATGCAGCTGCTTTTTCTGATGCCAATTATGATATCAACAATCTGGTTAATTTTAGGCAAAATATTTTGCCTACACAGTCTCGCTCAACAAATAATCATATAGAAAGATTAGGGATGCCCTCAACTTTTGTTGTTGATGACAGCACTATTCCTTGGCCAACCAATAATGATTTTTATCTGACAGATAATCCAGATGGAGGCAAAATAGCTTATGTGCATAATGCTAAACAACTTCTGCATGCTATCTATGGATTTGGTACGGATTATAAAAATATAGACATTCGTAGTGGGACTGGTACATGGGGATATTCAGATATTACTAAAATCGTTTTAACTAAAGATATCGATATTCCTAATTTGGCCAATGATCCTGATATTACCTTTGCTACTCCATCGACTGGAGCAGGTGCCACTGTTCGCAGTACGGGAGCTATTAATAATGTTAATCATGATCCTTACATGTTGAATTTTTCGCGAATTAATAATTATGGTTCATTAACGAGCCCATCAGCACCTCATTCGGGAAAATATTCAGGACAAGATGGTGGAGAATGGAATTTGAGGATTATTCATTCTTCGAATAAGCCCGACGATCTTACTACTGAAATATCAGGAAAAGTACAGTCGACTTTTACTATTGATGGCCAAGGACATACTTGGAATTTAGGAAATTTTAGTATTTTTTTAAGACAAAGTCGCGCTGCAAATATAACTTTAAATAATATGAAAATATATGGCAGTAATTTTTTTGGTCCGATTAGAACTGAGAATATGACTTCGGTACCCACTGTACTTACGTATAAAGATATAACTTATTATGGATCGCAGTTATTATATAGTAACTCTGGAGTTACAGTCCATTTTCAAGGTGATTGTACAGGTTATGCACTGTATTCTTATATTGGTCCTGATGGTAATGTATATAGTTGTCAAGGAACTATTACTGGTTCTGCTCAACAATTATTAGAAGGTCAGAATATTAATTTTGATGCAGATTGTAATTTTAAAGGTTATACGTATGGTGGCCACGTACTTTTAGTTACAGGTAATGTAACAGTTGGCGACAGAGCTAATGTTGAATTACATCCACATTATATGCGTGGTGGACCTAACCATAATTCCGCAGCTGAAGCAGGAGTAGTTCCTGCAGGTAATACACCTATTGGGTTAGCAGTTGTTGGCAATCAAGGTGATTTAACGATGCAACATAATGCACAGTTAAATATTATAGTTGACCGCAAGCCCTTAGCTGATAGTATCCCAACTGCTGATAAAGGATTAATTTTAAAAGATAAGAATGATACTTGGTATGATTCAAGAATGACTGATGGATTTTATGCTACACCACTAGCATTATCTTTATCTGGTCGCGGTAATTTACAATATGTTACTAATTCTAACTCGGTGATTAATATTAAAAGTGATGGTGCCATTGGTTCGAATAATTTAATTAATTTGACTGGTGGTCAAGCCAATATTGGTGAAGGCGAGATGAATGTAGAAGCTAAGAATTTGGGTAATAATAATGGGGCAACAGCTAGTCTCTTGTCTACTTCCAATGCAGCTAATATTTTTGTTGATCGCAATGGGAGTTTTTCAATGAGCGCTCCTAAAGCGACATCGCGAGTTTATTTAATTAATAGTAGGGGTTCTTGTAGAATTAATATTTATAAACCAAAGAAGCTTCATTTAGAGCGCCCTAATAAAGCTTCGGTTCTGCTTCATGGTACAGGGAATGTTGAAATGCATGGTGTTAAAGAAACGGCGCTTGCAGATAATCCTGATGACCCTTCAGGTCCGGATATCTCTATAAGAGATACACAATTTCAATATTTGAACTTACCTTTTTCTAGTGATAGATTGCAAAGTAGTGCTAATGGTACTACAATGTCCGCGCAAACAAGTGCGACTAATCTGGTTAAATTAAAACAACTTTTAGCCCAACTATCTCCTAATAATAATAGTAGCTTCCCACAATTTAGAGTGTTTGATGCAACTGCAATTGATCCGGGACAAGTGATTGCCAAGCCCTTACCAACTATTGATCCGCAACATCGTTTAATTGAAGGTGATGTTGTAGATGATAATACTGCACGTCAACCTGCTATCGGTGCACGTCTGCATGTCACTTTGACTCGCACAGGTTCTAGTACTCCGATTGATTTGGGCGATAGTGGGGCCACAGTTGCGGAGTTGAATCCGAATAAAGATTCCTTAGATCCAGGAAATATCTTTGCTACGCCAGCACCAACACCCACAGCAGTTGAACCTGATGAAGGACTGTGGTTTGAACACCATCATGATAGTTCTGGAATAGCTACTAGTGATTTGACAGCCAAAGGCAATTTGTTGGCACAGCCTTGGCGTTATGTAACTGATTCCAAGGTAGTCACTTGGGATAATACAGGTCATTTCCAGTTGGATGTAGATAAGCTGCTGGCAGAATACGATAAGAATAATGCTGCTAATCCAATTGGGACTTTAGTACCTAATGATAAATTACAAATAACGGTGGTGAATAATTTTCAAGCGTCAGTGGTTAAAACTGTCAAAATCAGTAGTTTGTATCTGAATCTTAATGATAAGCAAGCCAAAAAATATTACGTTTTAGGTGATGATATTCAAGTACCACTGATTTATCAAGAAAATATTGCTTCTTCGAAGCAGATGAATGTTAAAGGCTATCTGAATCCGACGGCTCACTCAACTTTAAAACCGAATGCGGCGGACTTTAGTAGTGATTTGACAATTAAGGGTGATAATAAGTCCAATCAGCTTACTTGGACGATTCCGGCAACACCTCCGAATAAAGTTACCGGCAGTACCAAAGACTACGAATTAAAATTTTATGGTACTGATGATCAGGGTGGACAAAGTCCAACCAATGCCTTTGATGATGGTGGCAATATCTTGGCAGACCAATTAATCTCTTATAAGTATACGGTGCTGAATTTGCCAGGCTATTCTGGAAATAAACAGCTGTATCAAGGCCAGGATAAGCGATTCAGTACAGAAGCGGGATTCACTAATCCCGACCGTCTGGGAATGGGTAATTATACCGAAAAGGACTTCTTTACACCAAAGGATGACACAGCAACCATTGATAATGTCACCTTTACTCGAGGTGATGGGACTGCTGCTGATACAGATTCGCCAGATGTACAGGTTAATCATGTAGTCAAAGTGATAGCCACGAATAAGGCGGGTAAATCACAAACGCATACCTATATTACCAATGGTAATCCGATTAAAGTGTTGCCTAAAGATTTTGGTTTAATTGCCGTAGGCGGTAGTTTTCCACAAGGAACAAGTTTTGAAGTGGATACGAATGTCCGAGTTTTGAAGCCGACTAAAGATTTGAAACTTGCCTCGCTGCATATGCAGACAGACTTTACGCATAGCGATGGCAGTCATGAAGATATCCAATTAGGGGAAAGTGGCCAAATTAAGATTGGAAATGTTTATTATCTTCAATTAACGGTGCCGAACCGCTTAGACTTTGGCAAGCATCGAGTAGGTAAATTTACTGATACCACTTATTCTCTAACTAATAAACAGAGTGTTTATGACAACTTGTTGTTAGTTTATGATCCAATTGCGAACAACCATTTACAGGTAACTATGAAATTGCAAAATGATTTGACTGATGATAGCAATAATATATGGAAGAATGCGTTGTTTTTTAAGCAAACAGTCGCGCCGCACCGTGAAGTATCTTTCTATGATAATAACGGACAACCGATATCCGTACCTATATATGATAAGCAACTACCTGCAAGAATTGATGGTTCCCAGAATAGTCCAGTTAATACGCACTTAAGTAATGACTGGTGGGATAACGATAAGCAAGTAGCTGGTGTATTTCTGAAAAGTAAAGCAACTGACGCTCATTGGGGGAAATATAAAGGTAAGATTATTTGGAATTTATCCAATAGTATTTAA